AGGCGCAGGTACAGGTCGGCGGACGCGGCAAAGCCGGCGGCATCAAGCTCGCGGAGGACGAGGACGAGGCCCGCGAGGCCGCCGAGGACATCCTCGGGATGGACCTCAAGGGCTTCCACGTCGACCGCGTGCTGGTCGAGGAGGCCGTCGACTTCACCAACGAGCTGTACGTCGGCGTCACCATGGACCGCGGCGAGGGCAAGCCCGTGGCGATGGTGTCGACCCGCGGCGGCGTCAACATCGAGGAGGTCGCCGAGGAGGACCCCGACGCGATCGTCCGCGAGCACGTCGACCCCGCGTTCGGCATGCACCCCTATCAGGCCCGGAAGGCCGTCTACGAGGCGGGCGTCGACCGCGCCATCGCCAATGACGTCGCGAGCGTCCTGCAGACGCTGTACACGCTCTGGGACGACAAGGACGGCGCCGACGCGGAGATCAACCCGCTGATGGTCACGGCCGACGACGAGGTCATCGCGGCCGACGCCGTGATGAACATCGACGAGGACGCGCTCTTCCGCCAGCCCGAGCTCGCGGAGATGGAAGACGAGTCCGCGGGCGGCGACGACCTCGAACAGAAGGCCGACGAGTACGGCTTCGACTACGTCCGCCTCGACGGCAACGTCGGCATCATCGGCAACGGCGCAGGCCTCGTGATGACGACGCTCGATCTGGTCGACTACTACGGCGGTTCGCCCGCCAACTTCCTCGACGTCGGCGGCGGCGCGAAGGCCGACCGCATCGCCAACGCCCTGGACATGGTGTTCTCCGACGACAACGTCGACAGCGTCGTGTTCAACATCTTCGGCGGGATCACCCGCGGCGACGAGGTCGCGAACGGCATCAACCAGGCCCTGGAGCAGTTCGACGAGATCCCCAAGCCCGTCGTCGTGCGGCTGGCGGGCACCAACTGGGAGGAGGGCCTCGAGATCCTGAACGAGGACCTCGTCACGGTCGAGGAGACTCTGGAAGACGCGGTTCAGCGTGCCGTCGAGTACGCTGAGGAGGTGGAAGCATGAGTGTTCTAGTCGACGACGACACCCGAGTCATCGTGCAGGGCATCACCGGCGGGGAGGGCAAGTTCCACGCCGAGCAGATGATCGAGTACGGCACCAACGTCGTGGCCGGCGCCGTCCCCGGCAAGGGCGGCCAGGAGGTCCACGGCGTGCCCGTCTACGACACCGTCGAGCGGGCCGCCCGCGAGGAGGACGCCGACGCGTCGGTCATCTTCGTCCCGCCGGCGTTCGCCGGCGACGCCGTCTTCGAGGCGCTCGACGCGCCGATCGACCTCGCGGTCGCCATCACCGAGGGCATCCCGACCCAGGACATGGCCCGCGTGAACAAGCGCCTCGGCGAGGTCGACACCCGTCTCATCGGGCCGAACTGCCCCGGCATCATCACGCCCGGCGAGGCGAAACTCGGCATCCTGCCCGGCAACATCTTCTCCTCGGGCAACGTCGGTCTCGTCTCCCGGTCCGGCACCCTCACCTACCAGGTCGTCGACACCCTCAACGACCGCGGCATGGGCCAGACCACCGCCATCGGCATCGGCGGCGACCCGATCATCGGCACGGACTTCGTCGACGCGCTCGAACTGTTCGAGGCCGACGAGGACACCGAGGCCGTCGTCATGTGCGGCGAGATCGGCGGCGAGGACGAGGAGGAGGCCGCGAAGTACATCGGCGAGTACATGGACACGCCGGTCGCCGGCTTCATCGCCGGCCGCACCGCGCCGCCGGGCAAGCGCATGGGCCACGCCGGCGCTATCGTCTCCGGCAGCGGCACCGGCACCGCCGAGTCGAAGATCAACGCCCTCAACGACGCGGGCGTCCCCGTCGGCGACACGCCCGAAGAGGTCGCCGACCACATCGAAGACCTGCTCTGAGCGGACGGCGCAGTTCCGCCTTTTCTACGGCGCGGTAACTCCGTTTTCGCGCGTTTCGAGGCGTTCCCCGAGAGGACAACGAGAGGGATGAGGAACGACCGGCGTCGAGAAGCAGTCGCGAGCGCCGTCAGGCGCACCCGTTCGTCGGCTCGTCGTCGCCGGTCAGACCGACGGCGAGGCTCGCGCCCCACGCTCGGATCGGCGAGGTCAGCAGGCGACCCCACGCCCTCGCTGCACGGGCGCTCGAAGACGCGGCGACCGTGGGTGCGTCCGCCGGCGCCGGGCGCTCGGTGACGGTCGTCTCGCAGTTCGGGCAGACGTACGCCGTTCGGTCGCCGTGGGAGCGGAGCCGCCAGTCGCCCTCGACGGGGCTCTCGTGGTCGCACGAGGGGCAGAACAGCGTCGCTTTTAGTCGCGGCAGTGCGTCGGCATCGGGAGTTCGGGCAGTGACGGTAGTCATTACCCGACGATAGGGGCGTGAGAGGGATAACCTTCGCGCCCCAGTGCGTTAGTCGCGCGGTAGGGGCCGCCAGCGTCGCCTCTACGGAGGCTTGGCGACGGGCGTGTCCGGGCGTGTCTGTGTCAGGAGGTTTCAACACGGCGCCTCGCGTTTCCCCGCCATGGCACGCGAGTACGACAAACTCGTCCGCGACCGGATCCCCGAGATAATCGAGGCCGACGGCGAACGCCCCCGCGTCCACGTCGCCGACGAGGACGAGTACGAGCGGCGACTGCGCGAGAAGCTCGACGAGGAGGTGCGGGAGTACCGCGAGGACGGCGGCGTCGAGGAACTGGCCGACGTGCTGGAAGCGGTCCACGCGCTCCGCGAACTGGCGGGCGTCTCGGCCGAGGAACTGGAGGCGATCCGGGTCGAGAAAGCCGAGGAACGGGGACGGTTCGAAGAGCGAATCGTCCTCGAGCGCGTGGAGTGAGCGGCGGCCGGCTACTCGACGTTGAGCGCCGGTCCGCGGTCGCCCGTCGCGCCGGCCGCCGCCGCGGCCCCGAGGGCGTACCAGAGCGCGGCGGCGACGCCGATGCCCGCCAGGATGTAGTAGCCGTACGCGACGACGACCGACGGCGGGGTGGTCGTCGCGACGGCGTAGTGGATCCACCAGACGGCCGTGTGGCGGGGCGCTTCGCTCTCGTGGATGGCGTAGACGAGCGTACCCCCGAGCGGAAGGCCCACGAGGGCCCCGCAGACGAGGCCGTGGACGGCGCGTCGACGGCGGTCCCCCGCCGCAAGAGTCCCGGCGACGTAGCCCCCGGCCGGGCCGCCGAGCAGGAGGGAGAGGACGCCGACGACGCCGAGCGGTTCGGGGAGCCTGACCGTCACCCCGATCAGGGCGAGCGCCGCTGGCGGAACGAGTCCGAGGAGGAGGGCCTCGCGGTCGAACACGCCGGACGTACGCGGGGGACCGTGTTGCGACTTTCGTTTTTCAGAACACGCGGGACAGCAGGGCCCGCAACGGGCCCAGAACGCCGCTGCGCTCGTCGCGGCTCTCGGCGTCGTCCGCTTCGGCGGCGCGACCGCCGTCGAGGTCGAAAGTGCCCTCGGACGGGGCGTCGGGCGGTACGACGCCGTGGTCGAGGGCGGTGTGGGGGTCGTCGAGTTCGATCCCGGCGATCGCGTCCGACAGTTCCTCGTCGGTCGCCTCCTCGGCGTCCGAAGGGCGGTCGGTCGCTGCATCGTCGCTTTCCGGGGACCGGCCGCGACGGTCGTGGTCGGAATCCAGCATCTCGCGGTCGGTTCAAACTCATTCGACCCGAATATTAAGACTTTATGAGTAGAGAATTAATGACGCATCAGTGAGAAAGTTCTCTCGGGAGGTTATTTGAGCCCGAGGATCGCCAATATCCGGGCTAGCAGACCCCGTTTCTCGTCGGTAGGTGACTCGTCTTTCGTCCCGTCGTCTGCCATCGACCCGGCGTCCGTCGTCGCGCCCGCTTCGTCGACGGCGCCGCCGATGACGTCCGGCCCGCCGTCGCTTCCGCCGGTCGGTCCGTCCTCGTCGGAGGGGTCGAACAGGTCCATCGCTTCGGCCGCGTCCGCGTCGGTCGTCTCTTGGTCGGCGGGCGCGTCGTCGCCGCCGTCCGTCGAGTCCGGATCGATCCAGCGGAACTCCTCGCCCTCCGAGCGGTCCGGGATGAGGAGGTTCTCGACCTCGCTCCCCGCTCCGAGCGTCTGCCCGCCGTCGGTGAACTGCTCGTGGGAGTGGCCGTCGGCGTCGGCGACGATCGACTCCGCGGA
This portion of the Halostella limicola genome encodes:
- the sucD gene encoding succinate--CoA ligase subunit alpha, with protein sequence MSVLVDDDTRVIVQGITGGEGKFHAEQMIEYGTNVVAGAVPGKGGQEVHGVPVYDTVERAAREEDADASVIFVPPAFAGDAVFEALDAPIDLAVAITEGIPTQDMARVNKRLGEVDTRLIGPNCPGIITPGEAKLGILPGNIFSSGNVGLVSRSGTLTYQVVDTLNDRGMGQTTAIGIGGDPIIGTDFVDALELFEADEDTEAVVMCGEIGGEDEEEAAKYIGEYMDTPVAGFIAGRTAPPGKRMGHAGAIVSGSGTGTAESKINALNDAGVPVGDTPEEVADHIEDLL
- a CDS encoding nucleoside triphosphate pyrophosphohydrolase, whose protein sequence is MAREYDKLVRDRIPEIIEADGERPRVHVADEDEYERRLREKLDEEVREYREDGGVEELADVLEAVHALRELAGVSAEELEAIRVEKAEERGRFEERIVLERVE
- the sucC gene encoding ADP-forming succinate--CoA ligase subunit beta: MKLHEYQAKQVFADAGIPTPASELAESVDEVLAAAEEIGYPVAVKAQVQVGGRGKAGGIKLAEDEDEAREAAEDILGMDLKGFHVDRVLVEEAVDFTNELYVGVTMDRGEGKPVAMVSTRGGVNIEEVAEEDPDAIVREHVDPAFGMHPYQARKAVYEAGVDRAIANDVASVLQTLYTLWDDKDGADAEINPLMVTADDEVIAADAVMNIDEDALFRQPELAEMEDESAGGDDLEQKADEYGFDYVRLDGNVGIIGNGAGLVMTTLDLVDYYGGSPANFLDVGGGAKADRIANALDMVFSDDNVDSVVFNIFGGITRGDEVANGINQALEQFDEIPKPVVVRLAGTNWEEGLEILNEDLVTVEETLEDAVQRAVEYAEEVEA